The Streptomyces sp. NBC_00286 nucleotide sequence CGCGGAGACCAGGTCCTCGTCGCCTCCGATGAGGGCGGCGTCACTGATGGCGCGATGCCTGGCCAGTGACTCCAGGTCGCTGCGGATCAGGGAGTCGACGCCCTTCTGCTGGTTGTTGGCGTTGAGGTTGCCCAGCCGGACCTTGACGTCGGGCAGCTCGGCGATGGACTGCTGTTCCGCCGTGTGGATGCGGCGACGCGCGCCGTCGTACCAGTAGACGCGCAGCAGCCTGCTGTCCGCGAAGATCGTGCGCGCCCTGTCGATGAGCGCCTCGATGAGGCCTTCGGCATCCAGATCGAAGGCCCGGCGGTCCTCCGTACCGGCGACGAGCCGCCCGGCGGCCGCGTACAGATAACCGGCGTCGACGAAGATCGCATGGGTCGACGGCGTCTTGGCCACCTCGGCGAGCACGCGCTGGAGCAGCTCGTTCGTGCGGTCCAGGCGCGCACCGAGGGCGGCCAGAGCGTCGGTTCCCGCGAAGTCGTCATTCATATGCGCCTCATTGTCGCAGGACGTCACTGTGTGAACACAAGCGGTCCAGTATCACCAAGTAATTAGGCGTGCGAAAAATTTATTTAGCGTAGGGAATGTTTGTCATCAGCATCCCGTTGACTCGTTGTGGAACCCGTGGCACAGACGCCCCATGTTCCACCTACCAGTAGTTCTCCTTCAGGAGGATGACCAGACGAAGGGAGAAGCCGTATGCGCTTCGAAATCATGCGCCTCGACGACGTCGACGGCACCGCCGTGGACACGACCGTCGTGGACGCCGCCTCCGTCAACCGGATCGTGCAGCAGGCCGCCGCCATCGGCCAGCGCATTCTGATCCGCCCGGCCGAAGCCCCCGCCTCGTAACGCGCGGACGCCCGACAGCACACTTCAGAACCCCCGTACGGCATCGATGCCGTACGGGGGTTCTGCGTGTTCGGCTCTGTTCAGCTGGACTTGATCACCTGAGTGACCCCGTTGATGATCTGCTGCACGGCGATCGCGGAGAGCATCATGCCCGCGAGCCGGGTCACCAGGACGACGCCGCCGTCCTTGATGACGCGGATGATCAGCAGCGAGTAGCGCATCACCAGCCACAGCACGACATGGATGGCGAGGATCGCCGTCCACACCGCCGTCTGCGCCGCGACGCCGTCGGCCTTCTGCACCGCGAGGATGACGGACACGATCGCGCCCGGTCCCGCGAGCAGCGGTATGCCCAGGGGTACGAGGGCGGCGTTGACGTCCTTGGTCTGCTTGGGCTCGTCCGTCTTGCCGGTGAGCAGATCGAGGGCGATCAGCAGGAGCAGCAGACCGCCCGCGATCATCAGCGCGGGCACGGACACATGGAGGTAGTTCAGGATCTGGTGCCC carries:
- a CDS encoding NYN domain-containing protein; its protein translation is MNDDFAGTDALAALGARLDRTNELLQRVLAEVAKTPSTHAIFVDAGYLYAAAGRLVAGTEDRRAFDLDAEGLIEALIDRARTIFADSRLLRVYWYDGARRRIHTAEQQSIAELPDVKVRLGNLNANNQQKGVDSLIRSDLESLARHRAISDAALIGGDEDLVSAVEAAQGYGARVHLWGIEAPEGRNQAEPLLWEVDSQRTFDLEFFKPYVSRRTAASYEASAGARPTREDVRFVGAQVAAQWLGARGREALADLLPGHPYLPGPVDQDLLVEAEGLLQYSLRGQADLRRALRDGFWGHLQAQY
- a CDS encoding MarC family protein; translation: MFDLAVFGSLFLTLFVIMDPPGITPIFLALTSGRPARVQKRMAFQAVCVAGGVITVFGLLGHQILNYLHVSVPALMIAGGLLLLLIALDLLTGKTDEPKQTKDVNAALVPLGIPLLAGPGAIVSVILAVQKADGVAAQTAVWTAILAIHVVLWLVMRYSLLIIRVIKDGGVVLVTRLAGMMLSAIAVQQIINGVTQVIKSS